The Caproicibacterium amylolyticum genome includes the window CTGCATATTTTTTAGCGATACCAATAACTGCTTCTGGAATTTTCTGAACTGTCAGAATCCCATCCGTTTTTCAGTGCGTTTACAATCAGACCAACAAACATCTGATAATCCTGATATGTAAAGTCTGTATTGTCTGCGGTTGATGTACCGGAAGCAGAACCGGCGGAAAGCAGATTTGCAAGGCCGGAAGTATCCACACCACTTGTACCTGCAGAAGCAGATGCGGCTTGATAAGTTGTATTCGGCACTTGAATATCCTGCCCCATGTAACTCATAACTTTTTTGACATAGTTCTGCGTTTCTGCAAACGGCGGTATACCACCATATTTTGCAACATTGCCGCAGCCAGCGTTGTAACCTGCCAAAGTCAATTTAATATCACCATTGTAGCGCTTCAAGTTGGCTGCAAGCTCCTGCGCACCACCCATGATATTTTGCTCTGGGTCAAATATATCCGTAATGCCATATTCTTTTGCCGTTTCCGGCATTAACTGCATAATGCCGGAAGCACCTGCAGAAGAAACACAATTCGCTTGAAAATCAGATTCCGCCTTTGCAACAGCCTTCAGCAAATTTTCCGGTACACCGTATTTCTGTGAAGCCTTTGCAAAAATACTTTCCAGTGTGCTGGGTGCAGAAACGGATGCCGCGGAAGCCGTACGGCTAAGCACATTTTGAAAAGACGGCTGTGAGGAAACTGCCGAAGTTCCGGAAGCCGCTGCAGCAGAGCCTGATGTTCGTGATGCTGTCATCAGCCTGGGATCAAAGTATATTTCCATTCAAATCTCCTCCTTTTGAACACTTGGCCTTTATTTATCAGAAAAAGTATGTATTCAGTCTTACCAGACCCACTCACCGCGATTTACAGACTTAATCCGCATGGAACCGTCATCCGCGCCAAAGTACAATGTACGGCCGTAATTCTTTCCGGTATCCTCTGCAATAATCGGAATGTGCAGCCGAAGCAGTTCCTGCTTCACCGCAATGACATTCCGCTGGCCGATGTTTGCCAGTGAGGAGTTGTTAACGCCTGAGAACATCTGCGCTCCTCCGGCAATTTTCGCCTTCATTCGAAAAATATGTGCGCCCATTTTTTCCATACGATGCACCAAAATCTCGATGGCCGTGTCTGCAAATTTCATGGCCTGACTTTTATCAGCAGACATCTGCACACTGGACGGAAGCATAATGTGAGAAAGCCCCGCTATCTTCATAGAAGGATCATACAGGCAGATTCCCACACATGAGC containing:
- a CDS encoding lytic transglycosylase domain-containing protein, translating into MEIYFDPRLMTASRTSGSAAAASGTSAVSSQPSFQNVLSRTASAASVSAPSTLESIFAKASQKYGVPENLLKAVAKAESDFQANCVSSAGASGIMQLMPETAKEYGITDIFDPEQNIMGGAQELAANLKRYNGDIKLTLAGYNAGCGNVAKYGGIPPFAETQNYVKKVMSYMGQDIQVPNTTYQAASASAGTSGVDTSGLANLLSAGSASGTSTADNTDFTYQDYQMFVGLIVNALKNGWDSDSSENSRSSYWYR
- a CDS encoding chemotaxis protein CheD, yielding MSQVVTVGISDLNAVKAPDVLVTYALGSCVGICLYDPSMKIAGLSHIMLPSSVQMSADKSQAMKFADTAIEILVHRMEKMGAHIFRMKAKIAGGAQMFSGVNNSSLANIGQRNVIAVKQELLRLHIPIIAEDTGKNYGRTLYFGADDGSMRIKSVNRGEWVW